Sequence from the Spirochaetae bacterium HGW-Spirochaetae-1 genome:
AAATAAACCCGTGGGAACAGTGAACTTCCTCATCAGCAAAAAAAGAATATTTGACTTCATCAAGGTACATATCGAAGAAACCATCATGTACCTGCGATACGGCCTGGAAGGTTCCCTGGCCATGGCGTTTCTCCTGTCACTGATCATCCTTTTCCGATACAGGAGCATCCAGAAAAAAACGCTCTCCTTCTCTTCATCCGTGGTCACAAAAGAGGGACAAGCTGCGGGAAAAACCATGGAAAAAACTTCCACGCTTCAACGGGCTGCCCTGGCCCCGGAAAGTGAAAGCAGCCCAGATGTGACAACGGCAAGCGGTGAATACATAACAATCGACATCTCGGCAGCCATTGAAGATAATAAACGGGAAGTACCAATGGAAATAAATGTGGACGATGACGGTATTCATATCGAAAAATATGAAGGCGAGATTTTCATGGAAGACCTGCAGGCGATCGAGCCCGTAAGGGAGGAGTCCCTGGAAAGCATCCAGAGACATACCGTTAAGGATGCCATACCGGCGGCAGGCAAGAGGCCACGGCAATGATATATATAAATCACCATGATGTGCTGGATGGGAAAGTTATCATCGTCGAAGTAAAAGGCCCCCTGAACAGTGAGACGAGCGTAGATTTTGAAGAATACATCAACCGGCTCCTGGCCAGAAACAGCATCTTCATCATTCTCAACGCCCTTTCAATAGACTATGTCAGCTCCGAGGGAATCGGCGTAATCCTTTTCATGCAGAAAAAAATTTCAGAGAAAAACGGTTTTTTCGTCATATATGATCTCAATAATGAGATCCGGCAGCTTTTCCTGCTCCTGGGCTTTGACAAAATAGTATGGACCACGGGAAGCAGGATCGAGGCCATGGAGGTCATCGACCGTCAGCTGGAGATGCGGGAATCACCGGGAGGAAAAACCGAATCGGAAGATATGCCGTCTGTACTTACCGACATTGAAAAACAGAAAAAAGACAATGAAAGCCCGCCCGAAGAGATTCAGGAAAAAGTCGCATTTGCCCCCTTCATCATCGAATGCGCCCGCTGTAAATCACTGATACGCGTCAGGGAATCGGGAGAATACCTGTGTCCCGACTGTAACGCCTCGTTCACCGTAAACCATGACATGACCGTTCATTTTTAAAACCCGTAGATTCCCCGCATTTTCAATTGACAGTATTGAAATTCTTCTTTACAATGATTCATCTGGAAGGGTATGCAATAGAAGCATAAACTGGTACTGAAAGGAGAATATCATGCCCGCTGCCGAAGGCCAAATTTTTGAATTCACCGGCCCTGAGAACATAAAAACTGATTTTCTTGAAACCATCGAATACGAAGGAAATCCCCAGCTCATCACCTATGAGACCGATGAATTCAGCGCCGTGTGCCCCTTTTCGGGTCTGCCCGATATTGCCAGGGTCACCATAGAATACATACCTGGTAAAAAAATTGTGGAACTAAAATCGCTGAAATACTATTTTATATCATTCCGCAATGTGGGTATTTACCAGGAGGCTGCCACGGACCGTATCTACCGTGACCTGTATAAATGTTTGAAACCCGTCTCCCTGAAAATAAAAACCGTATACAATATCCGGGGAGGCATCCTCGCCACCTGTGTCATGGATTCGGAAACGGCGGAAAAATCCGGTTCAGGAAAATAACACCGGGGCCAAATCCAGTTAAAAAAGTCATTTGACAGAGACGCGAAAGTGCCTTTAATGTCATAATGACACACAATGAATACGATTGTCGCCGAAACGCAAAACCGATGTTGAAAAAAGGACCTGCTTCATGAACAGATATATTATTGCACTTACAACAGTTTTACTCTTTATTGCCGGGTGCGCCGGCGAAAATAAAAAGAAAACAGTACCATCCTTTCAGTATTTTGAAATTTCCTTTGAACAGGACGGCGCGATCGTCCCCATCGAATCCCATCAGGTGATCCTGCAAAAAAAGCCCTTCTCCATAATAGTGCGTTTCATCAATCCCGATAGCATCTTTCTGAACGCCTCCTTTGAGCGTCAGACGCAGGATGAGCTTCTGGCGGGGAAAACCGACGACGAAATGCCGGGATTCCGGGGAAACGGAATAACGGAAGAACTGTTCAATAAAAATGACATTCTTAATATTTCAAAAACAAATTTCAGCTTCTGGTATTACAACAGCGAGGACGATCATCGGTTTAATGAAATCGTGAGGCAGCCCGACATGCTGATCTGTAAAAGGAATATCGCTAAAATCGGCGATATCGACAACTCCCGCGAGCCCCTTGCCCTGGAAAAAATCCGTGAAAAAACCATTTATCTATCCGTGATGAAGATGGAGTGGAGCGATGATTACAGCAAGCGGATAGAAAAGAAACGGGACTATTACATACTTCAATTCGAGACGGCAAAACCGATACGGTAATTTCACAAAGGCAGGATATTTGTGGCATCAGAAGAAATACTCATTCCCTATGACAGAATGAAGGAACAGGTACTCAAGGAACTGAACGAGTTTCTTGATTCGGCAACAACAGTGAGCGACATCCCCATTCCCGAGCTCTCGTATGAACGTGGGGCCACACAGGTATCCTTCATTATCCCCCCCCTCACGGACTCCATGCTTTTCGATTGCCTGGGTATCATTAAAAAGCATATCGACAATATCCGCATAAGCTCATTCAATGACGGACATTACGCATTCCAGGCCATGAACCGGAACATGTTCAACACGGAAAATATGCTGGAAAACATGAAGGTGGAATTTTTCAGCCTGGTAAGTTCGCGCATCGAAATTTCAAAAAAGGGAAACCTCTCCCAGGAAGAAATAAATATCGTTATAGAACTTTTTAAAAAAATTCACTCTTCGATGAAAGAGGATCCGCTCAGCAGGCTTAAAAAACTCGGTGCTTCGGTGTTCACCGATAACAGTGCCCTGGGCTGGGACTATATTGCCGGCTATGATGAGGTGAAAAGAAAGATACGCGAATCCATCATCCTCCCCTTGCAGAATCCCGGGATATATGACGCCATTGCACAACTGACGCGCAAGGTCTATGAAAGCAACAGACCCCGGGCCATTCTTTTCGAAGGCCCTCCCGGCGTGGGGAAAACCACCGTGGCAAGAATCATCGCCGGCGAGGCAAAAGTTCCCCTCATTTATGTCCCCATTGAATCCATCATGTCGAAATGGTACGGCCAGTCCTCCCAAAACCTTGCCCGGATATTCGACGCCGGTGAAGACATGAATGGCGCCATTATTTTCCTCGATGAAATAGACTCTCTGGCCGGATCGCGGGACCAGAACATGTTCGAGGCCACGCGCCGCATCCTCTCGGTACTGCTCAGGAAGCTCGACGGGATCGACGCCGCAACCACCACCATAACGATCGGTGCCACTAACAGGAAAAATGACCTGGATCACGCCCTCATCAGCAGGTTTGACCAGACCATACTCTTCCCCCTGCCTAATGCGGCGGAACGTACGGCCATTTTCGGCAATTATGCCAGACATCTCAAAGAAGAGGAATTGTCGGTGCTGGGAGAGCGCTCAAATCAGCTTTCAGGAAGGAGCATCAAGGATATTTGTGAATTCGCCGAACGGCGCTGGGTCAGAAAAATCCTCATACAAAAAGGGGAGCCGACGACGCCGCCCTTTGAATACTACAAGAGAACGATTCAGCTATGGCTGAACCAGGAATAGGTATTCACTTCACCCCGTCCGTAAGCTTTTTCAGATTGAGCAGGGAATCGGCATCGCCCTTCCCGAAATTTCCCGGTTTCAGCCTGTCGATCTGCTCGCTCCCATGCTGCAGTA
This genomic interval carries:
- a CDS encoding NADPH-dependent 7-cyano-7-deazaguanine reductase QueF, which gives rise to MPAAEGQIFEFTGPENIKTDFLETIEYEGNPQLITYETDEFSAVCPFSGLPDIARVTIEYIPGKKIVELKSLKYYFISFRNVGIYQEAATDRIYRDLYKCLKPVSLKIKTVYNIRGGILATCVMDSETAEKSGSGK
- a CDS encoding AAA family ATPase, which translates into the protein MASEEILIPYDRMKEQVLKELNEFLDSATTVSDIPIPELSYERGATQVSFIIPPLTDSMLFDCLGIIKKHIDNIRISSFNDGHYAFQAMNRNMFNTENMLENMKVEFFSLVSSRIEISKKGNLSQEEINIVIELFKKIHSSMKEDPLSRLKKLGASVFTDNSALGWDYIAGYDEVKRKIRESIILPLQNPGIYDAIAQLTRKVYESNRPRAILFEGPPGVGKTTVARIIAGEAKVPLIYVPIESIMSKWYGQSSQNLARIFDAGEDMNGAIIFLDEIDSLAGSRDQNMFEATRRILSVLLRKLDGIDAATTTITIGATNRKNDLDHALISRFDQTILFPLPNAAERTAIFGNYARHLKEEELSVLGERSNQLSGRSIKDICEFAERRWVRKILIQKGEPTTPPFEYYKRTIQLWLNQE